From a single Bacteroidales bacterium genomic region:
- a CDS encoding 1-acyl-sn-glycerol-3-phosphate acyltransferase produces MQGNNIQDKTPEKFIEIERVIGNKNPKLLKILPRFIINYLKRILHQDEINDFINRNNQFFGLDFVERIVKEFIKELNVSGIENLPAEGRVLIASNHPLGGLDGVALMHIAGKIRKNILFPVNDLLMNVKNLKSLFIPINKHGSNAQNVKIINDTFDSDATILYFPAGLVSRRQKRGVIHDLEWKKTFISYARKYERDIIPVYMEGRNSDFFYNFAKFRVKIGIKSNIEMLYLVDEVYKQKDKKINIIFGKPIPYSLFDKRFSDKEWAAKVKSYVYSLKSDCFTEFKI; encoded by the coding sequence ATGCAGGGAAATAATATTCAGGACAAAACTCCTGAAAAATTTATTGAAATCGAGAGAGTTATCGGGAATAAAAACCCAAAACTTTTAAAGATTTTACCTCGTTTTATTATTAATTATCTGAAAAGAATATTGCATCAGGATGAAATCAATGATTTTATTAACAGAAACAATCAGTTTTTCGGGCTTGATTTCGTTGAGCGTATTGTAAAGGAGTTTATCAAAGAATTAAATGTTTCCGGAATAGAGAACCTGCCTGCAGAAGGACGGGTACTTATTGCCTCAAACCATCCACTCGGAGGCCTTGATGGGGTTGCCCTGATGCATATAGCCGGAAAAATAAGGAAAAATATTTTGTTCCCCGTGAATGACCTTCTTATGAATGTTAAAAATCTGAAGAGTCTTTTTATCCCCATCAATAAGCATGGGAGCAATGCCCAGAATGTCAAAATAATAAATGATACTTTTGACTCTGATGCCACCATTCTTTATTTCCCTGCAGGCCTGGTATCGCGAAGGCAAAAACGGGGAGTTATTCATGATCTGGAGTGGAAAAAAACTTTCATTTCCTATGCACGAAAATACGAACGTGATATTATACCCGTTTATATGGAAGGCCGCAACTCTGATTTTTTCTATAACTTTGCAAAATTCAGAGTGAAAATTGGAATTAAATCAAATATTGAGATGCTCTATCTTGTTGATGAAGTGTATAAACAAAAAGATAAAAAAATAAACATTATTTTTGGCAAGCCTATACCTTATTCATTATTTGACAAAAGATTTTCAGATAAAGAATGGGCAGCAAAAGTAAAATCTTATGTTTATTCTTTGAAATCGGATTGTTTTACAGAATTTAAAATTTAA
- a CDS encoding CoA pyrophosphatase codes for MQNLTKIIEFLKQRLQKELPGISAHSKMIPQVRHLEFFPVPETARKSSVLFLLFKKNSKICTLIIKRPPYNGVHSSQISFPGGSFQKTDILLKNTALREAEEEIGINKKHVEIIGSLTELYIPPSNFLVKPFIGYTKYSENFIPDKREVEKIIITEIDKFMDVKNLKTKKIKIQSGLDFETPYYDICGETVWGATAMIFSEFTEIMKEYVGTLFKK; via the coding sequence ATGCAAAACTTAACGAAAATCATTGAATTTCTGAAGCAGAGGTTACAAAAAGAATTACCCGGCATATCTGCACATTCAAAAATGATTCCTCAGGTAAGGCACTTAGAATTTTTTCCTGTTCCGGAGACTGCCCGTAAAAGCAGCGTCCTTTTTCTTTTATTTAAAAAAAACAGTAAAATCTGCACCTTAATTATAAAAAGACCACCATATAATGGGGTTCACAGTTCACAAATATCTTTCCCGGGAGGTAGCTTCCAAAAAACAGATATATTATTGAAAAACACTGCCCTCAGAGAAGCGGAAGAAGAAATCGGAATTAACAAAAAACATGTCGAAATTATTGGAAGCCTCACAGAGCTATATATTCCTCCAAGTAATTTCCTTGTAAAACCATTTATCGGCTACACAAAATATTCTGAAAACTTCATACCGGATAAACGTGAGGTTGAAAAAATAATAATTACCGAAATAGATAAATTTATGGATGTAAAAAACCTCAAAACTAAAAAGATTAAAATTCAAAGCGGGCTTGACTTTGAAACCCCATATTATGATATTTGTGGCGAAACGGTATGGGGAGCAACTGCTATGATTTTCAGTGAATTTACAGAAATAATGAAAGAATATGTCGGAACTTTATTTAAAAAATAA
- a CDS encoding glycosyltransferase family 39 protein, with protein sequence MRKFLKKRYGFIIFILFYSGFFFFYNYNKILTYRPKSIHQHRQCDCLSFTYNFYKTGNSLFEPQLNLKTGKNFSGKNASEFPILYWTVAKLWKLFGYHEWIYRLFFVIIMFLGLFALFRIFENILKDVYWAILLPLWLFTSTIIIYYGNNFLTDVPGLCFAFIGWYFFLKYVNTKKYWFIIATLSFFCLAMLVKITAGISFAALLIIFILEWTKIIRFDSNYIFKKRILTLLLFLFVGIIVASWYLYAVYYNKVHENYLFQTGVLPIWNMKSSEITIMFRILFDFQLKNYFHTIGLIIILAFFVIALLNFKKQNRFLLILNIIIFLCCIGGMSLWFGAYNVHDYHLINYLIFIPATCLTFFNFLKQNYPDIFSSLKFKIVMLVIVLVCAHYGKEKTWARYCGHNKQLYDYSSFLSRWEVDFYRYENWAYGTRMEAYETITPYLREIGITENDNVFSLPDASPSITLYLMGQNGVSFIAEKGPDFIHMINHYKSLNIKYAIVGDTSIRKDPMIAKVLSEKIGQYKNVAIYKISYDYKLNSTTFFCDSETTDSAGINFIGNPDSIKFAVADSRSEEKALSGKYSVCLIDYKQYGFVTTLPFVTKNQYFVISVWRYCEQDTEAGICLSAKNSEEFYNFSTDVTEENDTGWEKIRLVVTIPKNMDGKEVSLYVYNPDKNKKVFFDDFEVSILNFQE encoded by the coding sequence ATGAGAAAGTTCTTAAAAAAACGATATGGGTTTATAATCTTCATCTTATTTTATTCGGGATTCTTTTTTTTCTATAATTACAATAAAATACTGACTTATCGCCCCAAATCAATCCATCAGCACAGGCAATGCGATTGTTTGTCTTTTACATATAACTTTTATAAAACAGGAAATAGCTTATTTGAACCTCAACTAAACCTGAAAACAGGGAAGAACTTTTCCGGAAAAAATGCCTCGGAATTTCCCATTCTTTACTGGACTGTTGCAAAACTCTGGAAACTATTTGGATATCACGAGTGGATTTACCGCCTCTTTTTTGTTATTATAATGTTCTTAGGATTATTTGCATTGTTCAGAATATTTGAAAACATCCTAAAAGATGTTTATTGGGCTATTCTTTTGCCCTTGTGGCTTTTTACATCAACAATCATTATTTACTATGGAAATAACTTTTTAACCGATGTTCCGGGTTTGTGTTTTGCTTTTATTGGTTGGTACTTTTTCCTAAAATATGTAAATACTAAAAAATACTGGTTCATCATTGCAACATTGTCATTTTTCTGTTTAGCCATGCTTGTTAAAATAACAGCAGGAATCAGCTTTGCAGCTCTTTTAATTATCTTCATTCTCGAATGGACAAAAATTATCCGATTTGACAGCAACTATATTTTCAAAAAAAGAATTCTTACACTATTACTATTTTTATTTGTTGGAATTATTGTCGCTTCCTGGTATTTATATGCGGTTTATTACAACAAAGTTCATGAGAATTATCTTTTTCAGACGGGAGTGTTACCTATTTGGAATATGAAATCTTCTGAAATAACTATCATGTTCAGAATTCTTTTCGATTTTCAATTAAAAAATTATTTTCATACCATAGGGTTGATAATTATATTAGCTTTTTTTGTGATCGCCCTTTTAAATTTTAAAAAGCAAAACCGTTTTTTACTCATTCTCAATATAATAATTTTTCTTTGCTGCATAGGTGGTATGTCTTTATGGTTTGGGGCATATAATGTTCATGATTATCACCTGATAAATTACTTAATATTCATACCCGCCACATGCCTGACATTTTTTAATTTTCTCAAGCAAAACTACCCCGATATTTTCTCTTCGCTTAAGTTCAAAATTGTAATGCTCGTGATTGTATTAGTTTGTGCACATTATGGAAAAGAAAAAACATGGGCAAGGTATTGCGGGCATAACAAACAGTTGTATGACTATTCTTCATTCCTCTCGCGATGGGAGGTGGATTTTTACAGATATGAAAACTGGGCTTATGGAACCAGAATGGAAGCATACGAAACCATTACCCCGTACCTTAGGGAAATTGGCATTACAGAAAATGATAATGTTTTTTCGTTACCAGATGCTTCCCCCAGTATCACTTTATACCTTATGGGGCAAAACGGCGTCTCCTTTATTGCAGAAAAAGGCCCGGATTTTATCCACATGATAAATCATTATAAAAGCCTAAATATTAAATATGCAATAGTTGGCGACACATCCATCCGTAAAGACCCTATGATTGCAAAGGTTCTTTCCGAAAAAATCGGCCAATATAAAAATGTGGCAATATATAAGATTTCTTACGATTATAAATTAAACAGTACTACATTTTTTTGTGACAGTGAAACAACTGACTCCGCAGGAATTAACTTTATCGGGAATCCGGATTCTATTAAATTTGCAGTTGCTGACTCAAGAAGTGAAGAGAAAGCTCTAAGCGGTAAATATTCCGTTTGTTTGATTGATTACAAACAATATGGCTTTGTAACTACCTTGCCTTTTGTTACCAAAAATCAATATTTTGTTATAAGTGTTTGGAGATATTGCGAACAGGATACAGAGGCCGGAATATGTTTATCTGCAAAAAACTCAGAAGAGTTTTATAACTTCAGTACGGATGTGACTGAGGAAAATGATACCGGATGGGAAAAAATCAGATTGGTAGTTACTATCCCCAAAAATATGGACGGCAAAGAAGTTTCTCTTTATGTTTACAACCCTGATAAAAACAAAAAAGTATTTTTTGACGACTTTGAAGTGAGTATCTTAAACTTTCAGGAATAA
- a CDS encoding four helix bundle protein: protein MTEFDLKLRTRKFAVLVFKFAEKMPRTIGNDIIVKQLLRSSSSVAANYRSVNRAKSQADFINKLIIVQEEADETLFWLEFICDLEIIKNKNELTILANECEQLLSIITKSIITSKNKRNTNK from the coding sequence ATGACAGAATTTGATTTAAAATTAAGAACACGAAAATTTGCAGTTCTGGTTTTTAAATTTGCTGAAAAAATGCCAAGAACTATTGGCAATGATATAATCGTTAAACAATTGCTCCGTTCATCAAGTTCAGTTGCTGCAAATTACAGGTCTGTAAATCGTGCAAAATCACAGGCTGATTTTATTAATAAACTCATTATTGTACAGGAAGAAGCTGATGAAACGCTCTTTTGGCTTGAATTTATATGTGATCTGGAAATAATCAAAAATAAAAATGAATTAACTATACTGGCTAATGAGTGCGAACAATTATTATCAATAATCACAAAATCTATAATAACATCGAAAAATAAAAGGAATACAAACAAATAA
- a CDS encoding glycosyltransferase family 4 protein: MKKVLFITYYWPPAGGAPINRILKFYQYLHDFGWEPIILTTENGDFPFEDESLQKEVRSNTKIYRSKGLSLHKIFSSVSPKSKKNFLPYGFTDASKSTRMDKLSRWVKYNFIPDTRFPWYFSTVSKAVKIIYEEKIDLIFSSSPPQTNHIIARKAAAKTGLPWVADFRDPWTDVFWLLNNSIRWKWIHNIDKKIEKKTIDKMDAIITVGPSLVQILNRKTTKKIHLISNGFDDTYFSELTYEANTKFRITYAGSLSKEQDPQCFFDTLEILKLNKEFFDNTELEFLGNFPIYLHDIVDASPYKNHTHFSPYTFYTDSLKSIAASELLLLIIPKTDDNKCIITSKLFDYMGAQRPVLAFGPVDGDAASILRETGAGQIFDYSDIKNASEFILSEFNNWKNKTNSYQADKNKIKQFTRKNLTKKLAEIFDSLVKK, translated from the coding sequence ATGAAAAAAGTCCTTTTCATAACATATTACTGGCCTCCGGCAGGCGGGGCACCAATTAACCGCATCCTGAAATTTTATCAGTACCTTCATGATTTTGGTTGGGAACCCATCATATTGACTACAGAAAACGGTGATTTTCCTTTTGAAGATGAAAGCCTTCAAAAAGAAGTCAGGTCAAATACTAAAATATACCGTTCTAAAGGCTTAAGCCTTCATAAGATATTTAGTTCGGTTTCTCCGAAATCTAAAAAGAACTTCCTTCCTTATGGGTTTACTGATGCTTCAAAAAGCACCCGTATGGACAAACTTTCACGCTGGGTGAAGTATAACTTTATTCCAGATACACGTTTCCCATGGTACTTTTCCACTGTCAGTAAAGCGGTAAAAATTATTTATGAAGAAAAAATTGACTTGATTTTCAGCTCATCTCCCCCACAAACAAACCATATCATTGCACGTAAAGCCGCAGCCAAAACAGGGCTACCCTGGGTTGCCGATTTCCGCGATCCCTGGACAGATGTCTTCTGGCTGTTGAATAACTCTATCAGGTGGAAATGGATACATAATATTGATAAAAAGATTGAGAAAAAAACCATTGACAAAATGGATGCAATTATCACTGTAGGGCCATCACTTGTTCAGATTTTAAACCGGAAAACCACAAAAAAAATTCACCTGATAAGTAACGGTTTTGACGATACCTATTTTTCGGAGCTCACATATGAAGCAAATACCAAATTTCGAATAACTTATGCCGGGAGCCTCAGCAAGGAACAAGACCCTCAGTGTTTTTTTGATACCCTTGAAATACTTAAATTAAATAAAGAATTTTTTGACAATACTGAGTTGGAGTTTCTGGGCAATTTCCCCATTTATCTTCATGACATCGTGGATGCATCTCCTTATAAAAATCACACACATTTTTCTCCTTATACTTTTTATACCGATTCACTTAAAAGTATTGCTGCATCAGAGCTTTTACTACTTATCATCCCTAAAACAGATGATAACAAATGCATCATCACCAGCAAGCTTTTTGATTATATGGGAGCGCAGCGGCCGGTGCTGGCCTTTGGCCCTGTGGATGGAGATGCTGCAAGCATTTTGAGAGAAACAGGTGCAGGACAAATTTTCGATTACTCAGATATAAAAAATGCTTCCGAGTTTATTCTTTCTGAATTTAATAATTGGAAAAACAAAACTAATTCATACCAAGCTGATAAAAATAAGATCAAACAATTCACAAGGAAAAACCTCACTAAAAAACTTGCGGAGATTTTTGATTCGTTAGTAAAAAAATAA
- the ligA gene encoding NAD-dependent DNA ligase LigA, with the protein MDKDSAKTKIIELSEKINRCNYEYYNLSAPTITDYEFDMLLEELIRLEKEYPELALPDSPTKRVGGEITKSFKQITHKNPMMSLGNTYSEEEITDFDLRIKKLLSGEPCEYICELKYDGVAIGLTYEKSILKYAVTRGNGIQGDDVTTNVKTIKTIPLRLFGKNIPDEFEIRGEIIMPNREFERLNEERTEIGEPPFANPRNAASGSLKMQDSAEVAKRSLDCYLYHIIGDKLPFDNHYDNLMKAREWGFKIPMYIAKCKTILEIKEFIEYWEVAREELPFGIDGIVIKVNSYEQQNRLGFTAKSPRWAIAYKYKAKQALTKLLSVDFQVGRTGAVTPVANLGPVSLAGTIVKRASLHNADIIKKLDVRIGDMVFVEKGGEIIPKITNVDLSQRNQDSVELQFPNICPECGTELKRNEGEAIHYCPNENGCPPQIKGKIEHFISKKAMNIDSLGEGKVELLYEKGLIRNIDDLYNLKAENLIGLEKEYLLENPEKSRIVKFREKTVENILKGIEVSKQVPFERVLYAIGIRYVGETVAKKLAYHFNNIENLQKASFDELKEAEEIGEKIAGSIQKYFNELQNIQIINSLKTQGLKFNIDKSSFSKLSEKLKGKSFVVSGVFTVSRDEIKTLIEKHGGHNTGSISTKTDYILAGDNMGPEKKKKALKLNIPVISENEFYEMIRS; encoded by the coding sequence ATGGATAAAGATTCGGCAAAAACGAAAATCATTGAGTTGAGCGAGAAAATAAACCGCTGCAATTATGAATATTATAATTTGTCGGCGCCTACTATTACTGATTATGAATTTGACATGCTTCTTGAAGAGCTTATCCGCTTGGAAAAAGAATATCCTGAACTCGCACTTCCAGATTCTCCCACTAAGCGTGTAGGAGGGGAAATAACTAAATCTTTTAAACAGATTACACATAAAAACCCTATGATGTCATTGGGAAATACTTACTCTGAAGAAGAAATTACAGATTTTGATTTGCGAATAAAAAAACTTCTTTCCGGAGAACCCTGTGAATACATTTGCGAACTTAAATATGATGGTGTAGCCATTGGACTAACCTATGAGAAAAGCATTTTAAAATATGCCGTCACCCGCGGCAATGGCATTCAGGGAGACGACGTAACTACAAATGTCAAAACCATAAAAACAATACCACTCCGGCTTTTTGGCAAAAATATCCCCGATGAATTTGAAATCCGCGGCGAAATCATTATGCCAAACCGTGAATTTGAAAGATTGAATGAAGAGCGTACTGAAATCGGCGAACCCCCTTTTGCAAACCCACGCAATGCAGCTTCCGGAAGCCTGAAAATGCAGGACTCTGCTGAAGTTGCCAAACGTTCTCTGGACTGCTATCTTTATCATATTATTGGTGATAAACTGCCATTTGATAATCATTACGACAACCTGATGAAAGCCCGAGAATGGGGTTTTAAGATACCTATGTATATCGCTAAATGCAAAACAATCCTTGAAATCAAAGAATTTATCGAATACTGGGAAGTTGCGCGTGAAGAACTTCCTTTCGGTATTGACGGCATTGTTATAAAAGTTAACTCCTACGAGCAACAGAATCGGCTTGGCTTTACAGCAAAATCACCACGCTGGGCCATTGCTTACAAATATAAAGCTAAGCAGGCACTGACAAAATTACTGTCTGTTGATTTTCAAGTAGGGCGCACTGGGGCCGTTACGCCTGTTGCCAACCTTGGGCCGGTTTCTCTTGCAGGAACTATAGTAAAAAGAGCATCTCTGCACAACGCAGATATTATTAAAAAACTGGATGTACGCATCGGGGATATGGTTTTTGTTGAAAAAGGAGGCGAAATTATTCCAAAAATAACCAACGTTGACTTGTCCCAACGAAATCAGGATAGTGTAGAATTGCAATTCCCTAATATTTGCCCTGAATGTGGAACAGAACTTAAACGTAATGAAGGCGAAGCCATTCATTATTGCCCTAATGAAAACGGCTGTCCACCTCAAATTAAAGGTAAAATTGAGCATTTTATCAGTAAAAAAGCCATGAACATAGACAGCCTGGGGGAAGGCAAAGTGGAATTACTTTATGAAAAGGGTTTAATTCGTAATATTGACGACTTATATAATCTAAAAGCCGAAAACTTAATCGGCCTTGAAAAAGAATATTTACTCGAAAATCCGGAAAAATCAAGGATAGTAAAATTCAGAGAAAAAACTGTTGAAAATATTCTTAAAGGAATTGAAGTGTCAAAACAGGTTCCTTTTGAAAGGGTTTTGTATGCCATTGGGATTCGTTATGTTGGGGAAACTGTCGCTAAAAAACTTGCATATCATTTCAACAACATTGAGAACCTCCAAAAAGCCAGTTTTGACGAGTTAAAAGAAGCTGAAGAAATAGGTGAAAAAATAGCCGGAAGTATTCAAAAATACTTCAACGAACTGCAAAATATTCAAATAATTAATTCATTAAAAACTCAGGGATTAAAATTTAATATTGATAAATCTTCTTTTTCAAAGTTGTCAGAAAAATTGAAAGGTAAATCTTTTGTTGTTTCAGGGGTTTTTACTGTCTCGCGCGACGAAATAAAAACTTTAATAGAAAAACATGGTGGGCACAACACAGGTTCTATCTCAACTAAAACAGATTATATACTTGCAGGAGATAATATGGGACCGGAAAAAAAGAAAAAAGCTCTAAAATTGAACATCCCGGTTATTTCAGAGAACGAGTTTTACGAAATGATTCGCTCATAA
- a CDS encoding D-sedoheptulose 7-phosphate isomerase, with the protein MNIEQCINESIEVKKRLLENTSLLNTINEISMLAVEVFKNNGRILFCGNGGSAADAQHIAAELSGRFAFDREPLDAEALHVNTSYLTAVANDYNFDEVYARLVKARGRQGDMLIALSTSGNSPNIINAVDAAKKCGIITVGLTGDSGGKIKDVVDYLINVPSSETPRIQEAHILIGHIFCMLVENKLFKSK; encoded by the coding sequence ATGAATATCGAACAATGCATTAATGAATCTATTGAAGTTAAAAAACGTTTGCTGGAAAATACTTCTCTGTTAAATACCATTAATGAAATAAGTATGCTGGCAGTTGAGGTATTTAAGAATAACGGGCGTATTTTGTTTTGCGGCAACGGTGGAAGCGCTGCAGATGCCCAGCACATTGCCGCCGAATTATCGGGGCGTTTTGCTTTCGACAGAGAACCCCTTGATGCCGAAGCTTTGCATGTAAATACATCCTATCTTACAGCCGTAGCTAATGATTATAATTTTGATGAGGTTTATGCAAGGTTGGTAAAAGCCAGGGGCAGACAAGGAGATATGCTCATAGCACTTTCCACATCAGGAAACTCCCCTAACATAATAAATGCTGTTGATGCAGCAAAAAAATGTGGCATTATTACTGTCGGATTGACAGGAGATAGTGGCGGAAAGATAAAAGATGTAGTGGACTATCTCATTAACGTGCCTTCAAGCGAGACACCCCGTATACAGGAAGCCCACATACTTATCGGCCACATTTTCTGCATGTTGGTTGAAAATAAATTATTTAAAAGCAAGTAG
- a CDS encoding HAD-IIIA family hydrolase: MLLRLTDRQKWTLFLDRDGVINKKLQDDYVKNWQGFEFLPGVIEALSLLKKYFDRIIVITNQQGIGKELMSEKDLKNIHKHMCNVIENGGGRIDRIYFCPDVNSKNDSCRKPGIKMAMMAKADFPEIDFQHTIMIGDSITDMKFARNIGALTVFISNNKSLQNDNKQLIDYVFNNLNEFAKYLYDINH; the protein is encoded by the coding sequence ATGTTGTTACGTTTAACCGACAGGCAAAAATGGACACTGTTTCTTGACCGTGACGGAGTAATAAATAAGAAACTTCAGGATGATTACGTAAAGAATTGGCAAGGATTTGAATTCCTTCCCGGAGTTATTGAGGCTTTGTCCCTCTTAAAAAAGTATTTTGACCGTATTATTGTAATTACCAATCAGCAAGGCATAGGAAAAGAATTAATGAGTGAAAAAGATTTAAAAAATATTCACAAACATATGTGCAATGTGATAGAAAACGGTGGTGGTAGAATTGACAGAATATATTTTTGTCCAGATGTAAACTCTAAAAATGACTCCTGCCGCAAACCAGGCATCAAAATGGCGATGATGGCTAAAGCTGATTTTCCAGAGATAGACTTTCAACATACAATCATGATTGGAGATTCAATTACTGACATGAAATTTGCAAGAAATATCGGTGCTTTAACTGTATTCATCAGCAATAATAAATCATTGCAAAATGATAATAAACAACTTATTGATTACGTTTTTAATAACCTAAATGAATTTGCTAAATATTTGTATGATATCAACCATTAA